The DNA segment AGCGTCGCCCGCGTCCGCCAGCCGCGGACGATCGAAGTCGGCCCGGCGGCGGGCAGTGACCTCCACCGTGCCGCGCTCCGGCTGGCCGATCACGAGGCCGTCGTCGTGCCCGGCGTCGGCGGCGAAACGACGACAGTACTCGACGGGGAGGCGACGGTCGGATCGGCCGAGACGCCGACGGAACTGGAATCGCTGCTCACGGACGCGTGATTGGATGCGTAAACTCACGATAGGTTTTTGATCGGCCGCCGCGACAATCCGATATGGCCACACTCCGCGACCTCGGGCTGTCGGAATACGAGACTCGAGCGTACCGATCGTTGCTCGAAACTGGGCCGACAACGGCAAAGGAGTTGTCCAGGATCAGCGACGTGCCGATGGGTCGGATCTACGACGTGCTCAACAGCCTGGAGACACAGAACCTCGTCCGGAGCCAGGCCGCGAGCCGACCGAAAAAGTACGTCGCGGTCGAGCCAGAGACCGCGCTCGATCGGCTACTGGAGGACAAAAAGCAGGAGCTCGAAGAACAGGCCAACCAGTACGAGGAGATCGTCGACTCGCTGGCGGAGGACCTGGAGGCGGCCGAACCGATCGGGGAGACGTTCTGGACGGCCGCGGTCGGGCCCGAAGAGACCGCGGAACTGCTCATCGAGCGGTTGACCGCCGCCGACGATCGGATCGTCATCGTCACCTCGCAGTTCTCACAGCAGTTCGACCTCGACGAGATCGGCGATCGGAGCGTCGCCACCCTGAAAGACGCACTCGACCGCGGCGTCGAAGTCAAACTGCTCATGCCGCCGGAGATGGTCGAGGCGCTGCCGGACAGCGTCGGCGAGCGCTACCGGGAACTCCTGCAACCGCACGACGGCTTCGAGGTCCGGACCAGCGAAGACGTCATCGGAACCTTCGAGACGATTGACGACACCGAAGTCTGCATCGAGGTGCCACACCCGCTCCGGGAGAACGAGACGTTCGCTGTCATCGACTTCAAGGATCCGGAGTTCGCCGCGACGGTCACGGCTGAATTCGAGGCGCGCTGGGCGGACGCCGATCCCCTCGAACTGTAGCGCGGAATCACCCTACTCGAAAGTCGTTACTCGTCCTGCATCGGGACGAATCGAACGCCACCGTGTCGGGTACGCTCGAGGGTGCCGTCCTCGCGTTTGATCGCTTTGACCAGCGTCTGATGACCCTCGCCCAGCGGCCCGAGCAACACGCCGCCGGGCCGGACCTGCTCGACGACCGCCTCGGGAAAGGCGGGCGCAGCGCAGGTCAGGTACGCCCGGTCGTAGGGGGCGTGCTCGGCCCAGCCGTCGTGGCCGTCGCCGGCGCGGATGGAGACGCCGTCGTATCCCAGCTCGGCCAGCCGCTCGCGGGCCTCGCGGGCGAGCGATTCGTAGTATTCGACGCTGTAGACGCCCTCGGATCCGACGAGCTCGGCCGTGACAGCGGCGTGATAGCCACAGCCAGTGCCGATCTCCAGGACCGTCTGGCCGGCTTCGAGATCGAGGAGTTCGGCCATGATCGCGACCATGTGCGGGGCGCTGATGGTCTGGCCCTCGCCGATCGAAAGCGGACGGTCGGCGTAGGCGCTCGAGCGCTGGCTGTCGGGGACGAACGCCTCGCGCGGGACCGCGGCCATCGCGTCGACGACCGCCTGGTCGTCGACCCGCTGGCGAAGCCCCGCTAACAGGCGGTCTCGGCTCGCGTCGTCGTCGCTCCCGAACATCCTACCACGCCGACCACGCGGTCGAACTCTCATCGCGGACGAGCAGGCGCTTGATGTCCTTGGCGAAGGCCATATCGCCGTCGTGATCGAGTTTCTCGTGGTTGTAGCCGTGGGCGTCCTCCCGGAGGTGGATCCCTTCGACGGTGAACTCTAACTCGCCCAGTTCGTCGATCTCGCCGACGACGAACTCGTAGTCGCCGGGGACGTGCAACTCCTCGCTGCGGGTTCCCTCGCGGTCGCCGCCCTTCGGATGGACAGTCGTGTTGACGCTGACGTTGCCGACCGCCCGTGTCCAGATCGTGCGCACGTCCTCGGCCGGGGCTTCCTCGACGCGGCCGGTGGCCAGTTCGAGGCTGGTGATCCGGACAGTCAGAATCGCCTCGTCGGTTTCCAGCAGAAACTCCTCGCCGACTGCAAGCGTCTCCTCGGCGGGCACGTCGGTGCTCGCGCTGAATGAGTCGCCGTCCTGGGAGACGACGACGTCCCGCTGGAGTGTCGTCTCTTCGGGCAACGTCGTCTTGTGGACGTGCCCGCACTCGGTACATTTGACGGTGGCTTGCCCGCCCTCCGAGAGCACCTCGTGGACGGTCTCGAAGTCCGGCGAGCAGGCCGGACACGGCACTGCAACCTGATCCGTGGCGTCGGTCATACGTGTCGATACTCGGCACGTACGTAAAAGCCGTGTGACAGCCTGCGGGAGAAAGATCCGGTCCGAACGCCGCTACTCGGCGCGGTCGATATCAAGTTGGTCTTCGACGCCCTCAAGCCACTCCGAATCCGCGAGTTCCTCCATCCGCTCGCGGAAGTGCTCCTTGCAGACGCCGACCTTGATCCCGTCTTTCTCGACGGTGACCTCGGCGTCGCGATCGCAGTAGTGACAGTTCATGCCTGACGGTAGAACGGCGACGACAT comes from the Halapricum desulfuricans genome and includes:
- a CDS encoding TrmB family transcriptional regulator, with protein sequence MATLRDLGLSEYETRAYRSLLETGPTTAKELSRISDVPMGRIYDVLNSLETQNLVRSQAASRPKKYVAVEPETALDRLLEDKKQELEEQANQYEEIVDSLAEDLEAAEPIGETFWTAAVGPEETAELLIERLTAADDRIVIVTSQFSQQFDLDEIGDRSVATLKDALDRGVEVKLLMPPEMVEALPDSVGERYRELLQPHDGFEVRTSEDVIGTFETIDDTEVCIEVPHPLRENETFAVIDFKDPEFAATVTAEFEARWADADPLEL
- a CDS encoding protein-L-isoaspartate(D-aspartate) O-methyltransferase — translated: MFGSDDDASRDRLLAGLRQRVDDQAVVDAMAAVPREAFVPDSQRSSAYADRPLSIGEGQTISAPHMVAIMAELLDLEAGQTVLEIGTGCGYHAAVTAELVGSEGVYSVEYYESLAREARERLAELGYDGVSIRAGDGHDGWAEHAPYDRAYLTCAAPAFPEAVVEQVRPGGVLLGPLGEGHQTLVKAIKREDGTLERTRHGGVRFVPMQDE
- a CDS encoding DUF6757 family protein; this encodes MNCHYCDRDAEVTVEKDGIKVGVCKEHFRERMEELADSEWLEGVEDQLDIDRAE
- a CDS encoding HVO_0476 family zinc finger protein, which codes for MTDATDQVAVPCPACSPDFETVHEVLSEGGQATVKCTECGHVHKTTLPEETTLQRDVVVSQDGDSFSASTDVPAEETLAVGEEFLLETDEAILTVRITSLELATGRVEEAPAEDVRTIWTRAVGNVSVNTTVHPKGGDREGTRSEELHVPGDYEFVVGEIDELGELEFTVEGIHLREDAHGYNHEKLDHDGDMAFAKDIKRLLVRDESSTAWSAW